In Dromiciops gliroides isolate mDroGli1 chromosome 4, mDroGli1.pri, whole genome shotgun sequence, one DNA window encodes the following:
- the TSPAN1 gene encoding tetraspanin-1: protein MSCFTFLKVTMVIFNLLIFLCGAALLGVGIWVSVDGPSFLKIFGPVSASAMQFVNVGYFLIAAGCALLVLGFLGCYGAQKESKCLLLMFFSILLIIFIAEIAAAVVALVYTSMAENLLNTLVVPVLKKDYGEQPDITQVWNSTMEGLHCCGFNNYTDFLDSPFFKKNHNFPSFCCTNETEASCSEEAAASANVKGCFGQLLKSIHTNSAVVGGVAAGFGALELAAMVVSMYLYCKLDKA, encoded by the exons ATGAGTTGCTTTACCTTCCTGAAGGTCACCATGGTTATCTTTAACCTCCTCATCTTT CTGTGTGGTGCAGCCCTCCTGGGAGTGGGAATATGGGTGTCTGTGGACGGGCCCTCCTTCCTGAAGATCTTCGGGCCCGTGTCGGCCAGTGCCATGCAATTTGTGAACGTGGGCTACTTCCTGATTGCTGCGGGCTGTGCCTTGCTGGTGCTTGGCTTCCTGGGGTGCTATGGAGCCCAGAAggagagtaaatgcttgctgttAATG TTTTTCTCCATCCTCCTGATAATATTTATCGCTGAGATCGCGGCGGCCGTGGTGGCCCTGGTCTACACCTCCATG GCTGAGAACCTGCTCAACACCTTGGTTGTCCCTGTGCTCAAGAAGGACTATGGAGAACAACCAGACATCACTCAAGTGTGGAACAGCACCATGGAAGGG CTCCACTGCTGTGGTTTCAACAACTACACAGACTTTCTGGACTCCCCGTTCTTCAAAAAGAACCACAACTTTCCCTCGTTCTGCTGCACCAATGAGACAGAAGCCTCTTGTTCTGAAGAAGCGGCTGCTTCAGCCAATGTCAAG GGCTGTTTTGGGCAGCTCTTGAAAAGCATTCACACCAATTCAGCTGTCGTGGGTGGCGTGGCTGCGGGCTTCGGGGCCCTAGAG ctAGCTGCCATGGTGGTGTCCATGTACCTCTACTGCAAACTGGACAAAGCCTGA